One genomic region from Mycoplasmoides pirum ATCC 25960 encodes:
- the cdaM gene encoding diadenylate cyclase CdaM, translating to MSGAEIFSLISVILLSIAFLIWIITIFANRNLRNGIIVRFKKIFRKHRDVTSDKVFIDNLSSSLLKLSNDKIGAIIAIECNDSLDFYINLGYKIKGDFSPEFIISVFYNKNSALHDGAIIVRNKNIVSISSYFPMTRQLLDVSYGARHRSAVGLSERTDSIIFVVSETTGRISGVKNGIIHKLSQNSDRLVDEIIKLLSFQKNEK from the coding sequence ATGAGCGGTGCTGAAATTTTTTCATTGATAAGTGTTATATTATTATCAATTGCATTTTTGATATGAATTATCACAATATTTGCAAATCGAAATTTGCGTAATGGAATTATTGTAAGATTTAAAAAAATATTTCGTAAGCATCGCGATGTAACAAGTGACAAAGTATTTATTGATAATTTATCAAGTTCATTATTAAAATTGTCAAATGATAAAATTGGAGCTATTATTGCAATTGAATGTAATGATTCTTTAGATTTTTATATTAATCTTGGTTATAAAATCAAAGGAGATTTTTCACCAGAATTTATTATATCTGTTTTTTATAATAAAAATTCTGCATTACATGATGGTGCAATAATTGTTAGAAACAAAAATATTGTTTCTATTTCAAGTTATTTTCCTATGACACGTCAATTGTTAGATGTTTCATATGGAGCAAGACATCGTTCTGCTGTGGGTTTAAGTGAAAGAACTGATTCAATCATTTTTGTAGTTAGTGAAACTACAGGTCGAATTAGTGGTGTTAAAAATGGTATTATTCATAAATTATCGCAGAATTCTGATCGTTTAGTAGATGAAATAATTAAATTATTATCATTTCAAAAAAATGAAAAATAA
- a CDS encoding PTS transporter subunit IIABC has product MSRSTQVGINIKKRFKFKKPKKGAGKEFIGKLSQGLMMPIAVLPIAGLLLGIGAAIATNAGTNEALKVFGLFMKNAGDFVFGNLSVLFAVAIAIAFTKDAGVAALSALIAWISFNGMQSALIIPEANGTFSMLYWTGLPAAVFGTNVGINSLQTSVFGGAIVGSIVAALYNRFYQIQMPKILGFFSGTRFVPIISLIAMIPLALIFAMIWPGIGLGLNYIGIGLGTLGANGGINAFIFGYIERALVPTGLHHAFYSPLWYTSAGGSMNNVNDISPFIHVGGQVYAVTGVMINGERFMFADHNITDPRWIDIIKQLNNGTFNTDEWGGDQRLWFALNSNLINKQLILGGYTGGGGSQGDLYTMTFTTFAENTWNIGFSNIGAVVPTNSALTYEAIKGAPVAFSHENFKVAFPGVNPGQYEQGKFPFMIFGLPAAAGAMVMAAPKTNRKYAMSIIGSAALTSFLTGITEPLEFTFLFLAPWLYWGVHAVLCAFSFWFMSLFGANLGMTFSGGFIDFTIYGIVPDALGSNVHSWAAVIIGIVYIPIYFMLFYFLVKRFDLKTPGRGGELITKKQYFASKDKNANQQVDESITNNKTDFTHTQYTAYKLIDAFGGFENIGAVNACITKLRVNFKEKNKINEALIKELGAQGIIYPSEVLAHAIFGTDSEPIKTQMNIIIKREINIEALKKFVEMVDNHEEPKENNVSNNVNNLTESENKQLLDEMIIYAPMSGTLVKSSEINDKTFADELIGQGAAIKPNDSHIVSPWKQDATVSLAFNTGHAYVVEANGIKIMIHIGIDTVSLNSNNNNLNDLVGFKPYVKTEDKINSFAKLVDADFDLIKNKNLDTITPIILLSESENLSKYNLTVIPQYGSEIKVNDPLFKLTLKY; this is encoded by the coding sequence GTGAGCAGATCAACTCAAGTTGGAATCAATATAAAAAAACGATTTAAATTTAAAAAACCTAAAAAAGGCGCTGGTAAAGAATTCATTGGTAAATTATCGCAAGGATTAATGATGCCAATTGCTGTTTTACCAATTGCTGGTTTATTGCTAGGTATTGGAGCAGCTATTGCTACTAATGCTGGAACTAACGAAGCATTAAAAGTATTTGGTTTATTTATGAAAAATGCAGGAGATTTTGTTTTTGGAAATCTTTCTGTATTATTTGCTGTAGCGATTGCGATTGCGTTCACTAAAGATGCTGGTGTAGCTGCATTATCAGCATTAATTGCCTGAATATCATTTAACGGGATGCAAAGTGCTTTAATTATTCCTGAAGCAAATGGAACTTTTTCAATGTTATATTGAACAGGTTTGCCTGCTGCTGTTTTTGGAACAAATGTTGGTATTAATTCTTTACAAACTTCTGTATTTGGTGGTGCAATAGTTGGATCTATAGTTGCTGCATTATATAACCGTTTTTATCAAATTCAAATGCCTAAAATTTTAGGATTTTTTTCTGGTACAAGATTTGTTCCAATTATTTCATTAATTGCAATGATTCCATTGGCACTTATATTTGCAATGATATGACCTGGAATTGGATTAGGACTTAATTATATAGGTATTGGTTTAGGTACTCTTGGTGCGAATGGTGGTATTAATGCATTTATTTTTGGTTATATTGAAAGAGCTTTAGTTCCAACAGGATTACATCACGCTTTCTATTCTCCACTATGATATACATCAGCTGGTGGTAGTATGAATAATGTTAATGACATTTCTCCATTCATTCATGTTGGTGGACAAGTATATGCTGTAACTGGTGTTATGATTAATGGAGAACGATTTATGTTTGCTGATCATAATATAACTGATCCAAGATGAATTGATATTATTAAGCAATTAAATAATGGTACATTCAACACCGATGAATGAGGTGGCGACCAAAGATTATGATTTGCTTTAAATAGTAATTTAATTAATAAGCAATTAATTTTAGGTGGATACACAGGTGGCGGTGGCTCTCAAGGTGATTTATATACAATGACATTTACCACTTTTGCAGAAAACACTTGAAATATAGGATTTAGCAATATTGGTGCAGTTGTTCCAACTAATAGTGCTTTAACTTATGAAGCAATTAAAGGTGCTCCTGTAGCATTCAGTCATGAAAATTTCAAAGTTGCATTTCCTGGTGTAAACCCTGGACAATATGAACAAGGTAAATTTCCATTCATGATCTTTGGTTTACCAGCTGCTGCTGGTGCTATGGTTATGGCTGCTCCTAAAACTAACCGAAAATATGCAATGTCAATTATTGGTTCAGCTGCATTAACTTCATTCTTAACAGGAATAACTGAACCATTAGAATTTACATTCTTATTCTTAGCGCCTTGATTATATTGAGGTGTTCATGCTGTTTTATGTGCATTTAGTTTCTGATTCATGTCATTATTTGGTGCAAATTTAGGTATGACATTTAGTGGTGGTTTCATCGACTTTACAATTTATGGAATTGTTCCTGATGCATTAGGAAGCAATGTTCATAGTTGAGCTGCAGTTATTATTGGTATAGTTTATATTCCTATTTATTTCATGTTGTTCTATTTCTTGGTTAAACGCTTTGATTTGAAAACACCTGGACGTGGTGGTGAATTAATAACTAAAAAACAATATTTTGCATCTAAAGATAAAAATGCAAATCAACAAGTAGATGAATCAATTACAAACAATAAAACAGATTTCACACACACTCAATATACTGCATATAAATTAATTGATGCATTTGGTGGTTTTGAAAATATAGGTGCTGTTAATGCATGTATTACCAAATTACGTGTTAACTTCAAAGAGAAAAACAAAATTAATGAAGCACTAATTAAAGAATTAGGTGCACAAGGTATTATTTATCCAAGCGAAGTTTTAGCACATGCTATTTTTGGTACTGATAGTGAACCAATTAAAACTCAAATGAATATTATTATTAAACGAGAAATAAATATCGAAGCATTAAAGAAATTTGTTGAAATGGTTGATAATCATGAAGAACCTAAAGAAAATAATGTTTCAAATAATGTAAATAATCTAACTGAATCTGAAAATAAACAATTATTAGATGAAATGATTATTTATGCTCCAATGTCTGGAACACTTGTTAAGTCTTCAGAGATTAATGATAAAACTTTTGCTGATGAATTAATTGGCCAAGGTGCAGCAATCAAACCTAATGATTCACACATTGTTTCACCATGAAAACAAGATGCCACTGTTAGTCTTGCATTTAATACAGGACATGCTTATGTTGTTGAAGCTAATGGTATTAAAATTATGATCCATATTGGGATTGATACTGTTAGTTTAAATAGTAACAATAATAACTTAAATGATTTAGTTGGCTTTAAACCATATGTTAAAACAGAAGATAAAATTAATTCATTTGCAAAATTAGTTGATGCTGATTTTGATTTAATCAAGAATAAGAATTTAGATACAATTACTCCAATTATCTTATTATCTGAAAGTGAAAATTTATCTAAATATAATTTAACAGTAATTCCACAATATGGAAGTGAAATCAAAGTTAATGATCCATTGTTTAAATTAACTTTAAAGTATTAA
- a CDS encoding MFS transporter, with protein MNLVFNNIIYETTKEINYISLAINLSIFLLILIASIVLLTKIKLDAPGYKLLFVFYTFFWFPLMLVRSYRGTLNNDLEIDKSLLWVPLTVYGLVGIFIRPLFDFLGVHFRSRKIIVYISLGLQILTFIPLIIIPSFATNIIQAIGVGIGASCIGTFSLWFNEQHAKTKPFLTISILSLPPLLADFLASPIQSIIRSVAPYGSNPGASIHADPNFMKYLWVIALVVIFINCFIGYFLKENRNNVGLSIEVSKKKLITTNRDWIVLVGIILVGASIDFTKFATGDSIATLTIQDIGGAENTAPFEGYVSAIFSGFQLMGGILMGLVLTKYVSKNLIYIFGAMFFIFYNMSTILITQQNYPNQISGAIAFLGIQFLNGFGFGILYNLLIAHVLSLSFKTKKFSPLGLYQSFASLSIACGTFFTSFIKGFFQQLDYAYVVLVISSILIGITILMGIVYYFVNYLEVNCNHKELWKINFKKIIQ; from the coding sequence ATGAATTTAGTTTTCAATAATATTATTTATGAAACAACAAAAGAAATAAATTATATTTCATTAGCTATAAATTTATCAATTTTTTTATTGATTTTAATTGCATCTATTGTTTTGTTAACCAAAATAAAACTTGATGCACCAGGATATAAATTATTATTTGTTTTTTATACATTTTTTTGATTTCCTTTAATGTTAGTTCGTTCATATCGAGGAACATTAAATAATGATTTGGAAATTGATAAATCTTTATTGTGAGTTCCATTAACTGTTTATGGATTAGTTGGTATTTTTATTAGACCATTATTTGATTTTTTAGGTGTTCATTTTAGATCACGAAAAATAATAGTTTACATTTCGCTTGGTTTGCAAATTTTAACCTTCATTCCTTTAATCATAATTCCAAGTTTTGCAACAAATATTATCCAAGCTATAGGTGTTGGTATTGGAGCTAGTTGTATTGGAACATTTAGTTTATGATTTAATGAACAACATGCTAAAACTAAACCGTTTTTAACTATTTCTATTTTATCTTTACCACCCTTATTGGCCGATTTTTTAGCATCGCCAATTCAATCAATAATTAGAAGTGTAGCACCATATGGTTCAAATCCTGGTGCAAGCATTCATGCTGATCCAAATTTTATGAAATATTTATGAGTAATTGCTTTAGTTGTTATTTTCATTAATTGTTTTATTGGATATTTTTTAAAAGAAAACCGCAATAATGTAGGTTTAAGTATTGAAGTTTCAAAAAAGAAATTAATAACAACCAATAGAGATTGAATAGTTTTGGTTGGAATAATTTTAGTAGGTGCAAGCATTGATTTCACAAAATTTGCAACAGGAGATTCTATTGCAACTTTAACTATTCAAGATATTGGTGGCGCAGAAAATACTGCACCTTTTGAAGGATATGTTTCAGCCATTTTTAGTGGGTTTCAATTAATGGGTGGAATTTTGATGGGATTAGTTTTAACTAAATATGTAAGTAAAAACCTTATTTATATTTTTGGAGCAATGTTTTTTATTTTTTATAACATGTCAACTATATTAATTACTCAACAAAATTACCCTAATCAAATTTCAGGTGCAATAGCTTTTTTAGGTATTCAATTCTTAAATGGATTTGGTTTTGGGATTTTATACAACTTATTAATAGCGCATGTATTATCTTTAAGTTTTAAAACCAAAAAATTTAGTCCGTTAGGTTTATATCAATCTTTTGCATCATTAAGTATTGCTTGCGGAACTTTTTTTACTTCGTTTATTAAAGGTTTTTTTCAACAATTAGATTACGCATATGTAGTTTTAGTAATTAGTTCCATTTTAATTGGTATTACTATATTAATGGGAATAGTTTATTATTTTGTTAATTATTTGGAAGTTAACTGTAATCACAAAGAATTATGAAAAATTAATTTTAAAAAAATTATTCAATAA
- a CDS encoding MPN313 family protein, translated as MKKISLINKKKIIGGLSFWSFAMGAALIVQTLTSTIMSIINACTSSNEKQINNNSWSKNYNQYNPSSSQIALKFGFTPKQSAMFFG; from the coding sequence ATGAAAAAAATTAGTTTAATCAATAAGAAAAAAATTATTGGTGGTTTATCATTTTGAAGTTTTGCAATGGGTGCGGCTTTAATAGTTCAAACACTTACTAGTACAATAATGTCTATTATTAACGCTTGTACTTCTAGCAACGAAAAGCAAATAAATAATAATTCATGATCTAAAAATTATAATCAATATAATCCAAGTAGTTCGCAAATTGCTCTAAAATTCGGTTTTACGCCGAAACAATCTGCTATGTTTTTTGGATAA
- a CDS encoding MPN207a family PTS transporter accessory protein, translating to MNLIKSTLLIAIKNATGHISSSTSIILWIVTAIFIAIALVSYVLSYIFYRKRSIESKTDITASELFEFSHSKSKNWWIKYRTSGFFCLGILFTMLAIGGIIFITSY from the coding sequence ATGAATTTAATCAAATCAACATTGCTTATTGCAATTAAAAATGCAACTGGTCATATATCCAGTTCAACTTCAATTATTCTTTGAATAGTTACAGCTATTTTTATTGCAATTGCACTTGTTAGTTATGTATTAAGTTATATATTTTATAGAAAAAGATCAATAGAAAGTAAAACCGATATTACCGCATCAGAATTATTTGAATTTTCTCATTCAAAATCTAAAAATTGATGAATCAAATATAGAACTAGTGGATTTTTCTGCTTAGGAATATTATTTACAATGCTTGCTATTGGAGGAATTATCTTTATTACATCATATTAA
- the lepA gene encoding translation elongation factor 4, whose product MDKKYFRNFSIIAHIDHGKSTVSDRLIEFTNTVESREMQNQLLDSMDIERERGITIKLNAVQLAYVSPKDNQKYLFNLIDTPGHIDFTYEVSRSLAACEGALLVVDASQGVEAQTLSNVYLALENNLEIIPVINKIDLPSADVDKVKKQIEEQIGIDCSNAPLISAKTGLNIEQVVEAIVRDIPPPKDGDDNAPLQALIFDSYYDSYKGAVCFIRIKNGTLKAGDKILMMSNKSVYEVTEVGVKTPYLSKRDILVSGEVGWFAAAIKTVRDVNVGDTITYANNPTKEALPGYRKVIPMVFAGLYPVDTSDYQSLKTAMNKIALSDAALEYEYETSQALGFGIRCGFLGLLHMDVIRERIVREYNIPLIVTAPSVKYQVLLTNNETELVDNPANFPDRTRIKKILEPYVKVIISTPDEYLGSIMELCQNFRGNYLELQEVDSVRKKIIYEMPLAEIIYSFFDKLKSISKGYASLDYELTGYQESKLVKVDILLNNQKVDALSFISHQDFAYEKGKKICEKLKDLVPKHLFEIPIQAAIGSKIISRETIKALRKNVLAKCYGGDVSRKKKLLEQQKEGKKKMKAIGSVEVPQETFGKLLQDD is encoded by the coding sequence ATGGATAAAAAATATTTTAGAAATTTTAGTATTATTGCTCATATTGATCATGGAAAATCAACAGTTTCAGATCGTTTAATTGAATTTACTAATACGGTTGAATCTAGAGAAATGCAAAATCAATTATTAGATTCCATGGATATCGAAAGAGAAAGAGGCATTACAATAAAATTGAACGCTGTTCAATTGGCATATGTTTCTCCAAAAGATAATCAAAAATATTTATTTAATTTAATTGATACACCAGGTCATATTGATTTTACGTATGAAGTTTCTAGAAGTCTTGCAGCATGCGAGGGAGCATTATTGGTTGTTGATGCTTCACAAGGAGTAGAGGCACAAACATTATCAAATGTTTATTTAGCATTAGAAAATAATTTAGAAATTATTCCAGTTATTAACAAAATTGATTTGCCATCAGCTGATGTTGATAAAGTTAAAAAACAAATTGAAGAACAAATTGGAATAGATTGTTCAAATGCACCATTAATTTCAGCTAAAACAGGTTTAAATATTGAACAAGTTGTTGAAGCAATAGTTCGTGATATCCCGCCCCCTAAAGATGGCGATGATAATGCACCATTACAAGCATTAATTTTTGATTCATATTATGACTCTTATAAAGGTGCAGTTTGTTTCATTAGAATCAAAAATGGAACATTAAAAGCGGGTGACAAAATTTTAATGATGTCTAATAAATCTGTTTATGAAGTAACTGAGGTAGGAGTAAAAACTCCATATTTATCTAAACGTGATATTTTAGTTTCTGGTGAAGTTGGTTGATTTGCAGCAGCAATCAAAACAGTTCGCGATGTTAATGTAGGTGATACTATAACATATGCTAATAATCCAACAAAAGAAGCATTACCAGGTTATCGTAAAGTTATACCAATGGTTTTTGCTGGATTATATCCTGTTGACACTTCTGATTATCAATCATTAAAAACAGCAATGAATAAAATTGCTTTATCAGATGCAGCTTTAGAATATGAATATGAAACTTCACAAGCATTAGGTTTTGGAATAAGATGTGGATTTTTAGGTTTGTTGCATATGGATGTAATTCGCGAACGAATTGTTCGTGAATATAATATTCCTTTAATTGTTACAGCACCTTCAGTAAAATATCAAGTTTTATTAACCAATAATGAGACAGAATTAGTTGATAATCCAGCTAATTTTCCTGATCGTACAAGAATTAAAAAAATTCTTGAACCATATGTTAAAGTTATTATTTCAACTCCAGATGAATATTTAGGTAGCATTATGGAATTGTGTCAAAATTTCCGTGGTAATTATTTAGAATTACAAGAAGTAGATTCGGTTCGAAAAAAAATTATTTATGAAATGCCACTGGCTGAAATTATTTATAGTTTTTTTGATAAACTAAAATCTATTTCAAAAGGATATGCGAGTTTAGATTATGAATTGACAGGATATCAAGAATCTAAATTAGTTAAAGTTGATATTTTATTAAATAATCAAAAAGTAGATGCATTATCATTTATTAGTCATCAAGATTTTGCATATGAAAAAGGTAAAAAGATTTGTGAAAAATTAAAGGATTTAGTTCCAAAGCATTTATTTGAAATACCTATTCAAGCAGCAATAGGATCTAAAATTATTAGTCGCGAAACAATTAAAGCTTTAAGAAAAAATGTTTTAGCTAAATGTTATGGTGGCGATGTTAGTAGAAAGAAAAAATTATTAGAACAACAAAAAGAAGGTAAGAAAAAAATGAAAGCTATTGGGAGTGTAGAAGTTCCTCAAGAAACTTTTGGAAAACTTTTACAAGATGATTAA